A stretch of the Archangium violaceum genome encodes the following:
- a CDS encoding SDR family NAD(P)-dependent oxidoreductase, whose translation MTSSTHIPLAIVGLGCRLPGADTPSRFMNQSLEGMRALTRAPEDWGAGLNLSHPLWGGFVPEEAKDWKQFRLPPAHVEKMHRMERLLHLTLLQATQDAGYSPDKSPGGRCAIYLGSTGLGVDLKTDQALRLRTPELREHLAAILQGRADSAQLMEAVDQLVDQVAPPIITESVPMTATMVANRLSSLLDTRGGHLAIDAGTASSMAALRMASLSLQLGHCDVAVVGAVAPLVSPSSFGILSARGWLASQELLALDGRSAGTLPGEGAVALVLCRLDDALADKQRIYAVLHGVTAEVNLKQGISRLSRMVDRATRACLDQAGVEAEQVRHVELQACGVPGLEDQEIIGLKSALTATRTEPLTFSTATPQVGFQHAASGLVSLMRAALSLHGGVRAPVAGLTSPRHATDGLLECLMRPEKLPPRSYVGVSSLGWNNIAYHALLGPAPAREAWADIRPVRPPTQKFAIVGMGALAPGAPDAQALWTNITSKADAIGDLPASRFDVNRTLGALMSKNEVVPRLAGTVDLPVADPRWLKLPPAQAQALDPGVVIFVKAAEEALGQAGYEPGTWNGRRVQVVVGQLPVRAKEFEVELRFVCERYLKLAAQALQARGMTPGQVAPLIDAVRQRVVGTLPPLDENTFQYYSGLSCAARLAALHDFTGGVMTVDAACASSIAALHAAMLSLANRDTDVAVVGGVAFNLVPEYAAALAVLGILSPRGTFPFDDRADGFVPAEGAGAVVIKRLEDAEAQKDRIIAVIAGIGFSSDGRGTSLFAPNPKGQARAVERALEDAKIHPDQVGLLEAHGTGTKVGDKVEADAYGEAFHTRGRDNPVPMGTLKSQIGHTSSASGLLGLIKTAFAVSEAFLPPMNGGEFPKADIPFDKLPIALSLEGRPWPAPREGRRRAGLSSFGVGGTNYHVILEEHDNAHRKPQQGDPLSATASYPIPSRGLSAQRWRVDLVPLSLSSEKRYPLQGKKLLLVGDEPGLVAAFSRLLVGKGVRIATVSVAGLTDAMEVEKRVRRASEDLGGADGVIDLGAFGPLEYFLTLGSARFARRMAETTARWHGTGRAMYERLRDAKGRSACYVAVTSMGGDFGFVGDGGNVMGGSLAGFLKGLKQELPGAVIKTIDFEPRASHWVVAETVARELEEGSDRTEIGYMASRRFVVGLRRADFPKEGSQVLRRVDPSWVLLFAGGGRGAVFEVAKAVARLGPKVIVTGRTPAPTGDEPYLALDDKDFEAYEKEEMIRRKKADPSLTMVKFKAAFEPFVRARELWRNLQEVYAQGLSIEYETCDIRNAADVRSMVDRVREYHGHIDGIVHGAMVEASKSLPDKTPGIVASTMEVKVLGLINLLEATRRDDLKLMMCFGSGAGRFGNKGQTDYSAANDLMSKCAMAYAHRARPHMRCVTIDWTAWDSVGAAARNREVVQNTGVSFITPAEGAYWFINELLLGRTEREVAIFEERLFREWPFLGASADGPDARTVYDDRGFLLVPSDYPMLDCVERHDAEGLVATRTFDLTTDPFVLQHQLDSVPIMPGTFGFEMLGEAAALFRPDLAVLRAENLRIETPLKFFKASERTKSKPVHVTLTAKVIKQQGDEVTLYVESSSDLALGGRSDQTQRRIHQQGIYVLGPPPPVEPGNGKLPEALPGSRARSIFHLAKEPLYLGPLFCRAEWVYVGEREVEGIIRAPRQREIFTHVARPRFQLDPLLLDAAFQVAANWDGHHNNLVSVPMGVDQLIRGRQRRLGESGHVKARMTKVEGDDVIYDFEVRGEDGALLLGGTGLWFRRLRRGERRSAET comes from the coding sequence ATGACCTCTTCCACGCACATCCCTCTCGCCATCGTCGGGCTCGGGTGCCGCCTGCCCGGAGCCGACACGCCGTCGCGCTTCATGAACCAGTCCCTCGAGGGGATGCGCGCCCTGACGCGGGCCCCGGAGGACTGGGGGGCCGGGCTGAACCTGAGCCATCCGCTGTGGGGCGGCTTCGTCCCCGAGGAGGCCAAGGACTGGAAGCAGTTCCGCCTGCCGCCGGCCCATGTGGAGAAGATGCACCGCATGGAGCGGCTGCTCCATCTGACGCTGCTCCAGGCGACGCAGGACGCCGGCTACAGCCCCGACAAGAGCCCGGGTGGCCGGTGCGCCATCTACCTGGGTTCCACCGGCCTGGGCGTGGACTTGAAGACCGACCAGGCCCTGCGCCTGCGCACGCCGGAGCTGCGCGAGCACCTGGCGGCCATCCTCCAGGGACGCGCCGACAGCGCCCAGTTGATGGAGGCCGTCGACCAGCTCGTGGATCAGGTCGCTCCGCCCATCATCACCGAGTCGGTGCCCATGACGGCCACCATGGTGGCCAACCGCCTCTCGAGCCTGCTGGACACCCGCGGCGGGCACCTGGCGATCGACGCGGGCACGGCCTCCTCGATGGCGGCGCTGCGGATGGCCTCGCTGTCGCTGCAGCTCGGGCACTGTGACGTGGCGGTGGTGGGCGCGGTGGCGCCGCTGGTCAGCCCCTCCTCGTTCGGAATCCTGTCGGCGCGTGGCTGGCTGGCGTCGCAGGAGCTGCTCGCGCTCGATGGACGCTCCGCGGGCACGCTGCCGGGCGAGGGCGCCGTGGCGCTCGTGCTGTGCCGGTTGGACGACGCGCTGGCGGACAAGCAGCGCATCTACGCCGTCCTCCATGGCGTCACCGCGGAGGTGAACCTCAAGCAGGGCATCTCGCGGCTGTCGCGCATGGTGGACAGGGCCACGCGTGCCTGCCTGGATCAGGCCGGCGTGGAAGCGGAGCAGGTGCGGCACGTGGAGCTGCAGGCCTGCGGCGTCCCGGGCCTGGAGGACCAGGAGATCATCGGGCTGAAGTCCGCCCTCACCGCGACGCGCACCGAGCCCCTGACGTTCTCCACCGCGACGCCCCAGGTGGGCTTCCAGCACGCGGCCAGCGGCCTGGTGTCGCTGATGCGCGCGGCGCTGTCGCTGCATGGCGGCGTGCGCGCGCCCGTCGCCGGCCTCACCTCGCCGCGGCACGCGACGGACGGACTGCTGGAGTGCCTCATGCGTCCGGAGAAGCTGCCGCCCCGCAGCTACGTGGGTGTCAGCTCGCTGGGCTGGAACAACATCGCCTACCACGCGCTGCTCGGGCCCGCGCCCGCCCGCGAGGCCTGGGCGGACATCCGGCCCGTCCGTCCGCCCACCCAGAAGTTCGCCATCGTCGGCATGGGCGCCCTCGCCCCGGGAGCGCCGGATGCGCAGGCGCTCTGGACGAACATCACCTCCAAGGCGGACGCCATCGGTGACCTGCCGGCCTCGCGCTTCGACGTCAACCGCACCCTGGGCGCGTTGATGAGCAAGAACGAGGTCGTGCCCCGGCTGGCCGGTACCGTGGATCTCCCGGTGGCCGATCCACGCTGGCTCAAGCTGCCTCCCGCCCAGGCCCAGGCGCTCGACCCGGGCGTCGTCATCTTCGTCAAGGCGGCGGAGGAGGCGCTCGGACAGGCGGGATACGAGCCCGGCACATGGAACGGGCGGCGCGTGCAGGTGGTGGTGGGCCAGTTGCCGGTGCGCGCCAAGGAGTTCGAGGTCGAGCTTCGCTTCGTCTGCGAGCGCTACCTGAAGCTGGCGGCCCAGGCGCTCCAGGCCCGGGGGATGACGCCCGGGCAGGTGGCGCCCCTCATCGACGCGGTCCGCCAGCGCGTGGTGGGCACGTTGCCTCCGCTGGACGAGAACACGTTCCAGTACTACTCCGGGCTGTCGTGCGCGGCGCGGCTGGCCGCCCTGCATGACTTCACCGGTGGCGTGATGACGGTGGACGCGGCCTGCGCCAGCTCGATCGCGGCGCTGCATGCCGCCATGCTGTCGCTGGCCAATCGCGACACCGACGTGGCGGTGGTCGGCGGTGTGGCCTTCAACCTGGTGCCCGAGTACGCCGCCGCGCTGGCCGTGCTCGGCATCCTCTCCCCCCGAGGCACCTTCCCCTTCGACGATCGCGCGGATGGCTTCGTCCCGGCCGAGGGCGCGGGCGCCGTCGTCATCAAGCGGCTGGAGGACGCGGAGGCGCAGAAGGATCGCATCATCGCCGTCATCGCCGGCATCGGCTTCTCCAGCGACGGGCGGGGCACCTCCCTGTTCGCGCCCAACCCCAAGGGCCAGGCCCGGGCGGTGGAGCGAGCGCTGGAGGACGCCAAGATCCACCCGGACCAGGTGGGCCTGCTCGAGGCGCACGGCACGGGCACGAAGGTGGGCGACAAGGTGGAGGCCGATGCCTACGGCGAGGCCTTCCACACCCGAGGCCGCGACAACCCGGTGCCCATGGGCACCCTCAAGTCGCAGATCGGCCACACCTCGTCGGCCTCCGGCCTGCTGGGACTCATCAAGACGGCCTTCGCGGTGAGCGAGGCCTTCCTGCCCCCCATGAACGGAGGCGAGTTCCCCAAGGCGGACATCCCCTTCGACAAACTGCCCATCGCCCTGTCGCTGGAGGGCCGCCCGTGGCCGGCGCCCCGGGAGGGACGGAGGCGCGCGGGGTTGAGCTCGTTCGGCGTCGGTGGCACGAACTACCACGTCATCCTGGAGGAGCACGACAACGCCCACCGGAAGCCTCAACAGGGAGATCCGCTGAGCGCCACCGCCAGCTACCCCATCCCCAGCCGTGGGCTGTCCGCGCAGCGCTGGCGCGTGGACCTGGTGCCGCTGTCGCTCTCCTCGGAGAAGCGCTACCCGCTGCAGGGCAAGAAGCTGCTGCTCGTCGGTGACGAGCCGGGCCTGGTGGCCGCCTTCAGCCGCCTGCTGGTGGGCAAGGGGGTGCGCATCGCCACGGTGTCGGTGGCGGGCCTCACGGATGCCATGGAGGTGGAGAAGCGGGTGCGCCGCGCCAGTGAGGACCTGGGTGGCGCGGACGGCGTCATCGACCTGGGCGCCTTCGGGCCACTCGAGTACTTCCTCACCCTGGGCAGTGCCCGCTTCGCGCGCCGGATGGCGGAGACGACCGCGCGCTGGCACGGCACGGGGCGCGCCATGTACGAGCGCCTGCGGGACGCGAAGGGACGCAGCGCCTGCTACGTGGCCGTCACCTCCATGGGCGGCGACTTCGGCTTCGTGGGCGACGGCGGCAACGTCATGGGCGGCTCGCTCGCCGGATTCCTCAAGGGGTTGAAGCAGGAGCTGCCGGGCGCGGTCATCAAGACGATCGACTTCGAGCCACGCGCCTCGCACTGGGTGGTGGCGGAGACGGTCGCGCGCGAGCTGGAGGAAGGCAGCGACCGGACGGAGATCGGCTACATGGCCAGCCGGCGCTTCGTGGTGGGCCTGCGCCGGGCGGACTTCCCCAAGGAGGGCAGCCAGGTCCTGCGCCGGGTGGACCCGAGCTGGGTGCTGCTCTTCGCCGGTGGTGGGCGCGGCGCCGTCTTCGAGGTGGCCAAGGCGGTGGCGCGGCTTGGGCCGAAGGTGATCGTCACCGGACGCACCCCCGCGCCCACGGGCGACGAGCCCTACCTGGCGCTCGACGACAAGGACTTCGAGGCCTACGAGAAGGAGGAGATGATCCGCCGCAAGAAGGCGGACCCCAGTCTCACGATGGTGAAGTTCAAGGCGGCCTTCGAGCCCTTCGTCCGGGCCCGCGAGCTGTGGCGCAACCTCCAGGAGGTCTACGCCCAGGGCCTGTCCATCGAGTACGAGACGTGTGACATCCGCAACGCCGCGGATGTGCGGAGCATGGTGGACCGGGTGCGCGAGTACCACGGCCACATCGACGGCATCGTCCACGGCGCCATGGTCGAGGCGTCCAAGAGCCTGCCGGACAAGACGCCGGGCATCGTCGCCTCCACCATGGAGGTGAAGGTGCTCGGCCTCATCAACCTGCTGGAGGCCACGCGGCGCGACGATCTGAAGCTGATGATGTGCTTCGGGTCCGGCGCGGGCCGCTTCGGCAACAAGGGCCAGACGGACTACAGCGCCGCCAATGACCTGATGAGCAAGTGCGCCATGGCGTACGCGCACCGGGCTCGTCCGCACATGCGCTGCGTCACCATCGACTGGACGGCGTGGGACAGCGTGGGAGCCGCGGCGCGCAACCGCGAGGTGGTGCAGAACACCGGCGTCTCCTTCATCACCCCGGCCGAGGGCGCGTACTGGTTCATCAACGAGCTGCTGCTCGGCCGCACCGAGCGCGAGGTGGCCATCTTCGAGGAGCGGCTCTTCCGCGAGTGGCCCTTCCTGGGCGCATCCGCCGACGGCCCGGACGCGCGCACGGTCTACGACGACCGGGGCTTCCTGCTCGTCCCCTCCGACTACCCGATGCTCGACTGCGTGGAGCGGCACGACGCGGAGGGACTGGTCGCCACCCGGACATTCGACCTGACCACGGATCCGTTCGTACTCCAGCACCAGCTCGACTCGGTGCCCATCATGCCGGGCACCTTCGGCTTCGAGATGCTGGGCGAGGCGGCGGCCCTCTTCCGCCCCGACCTGGCCGTGCTGCGCGCGGAGAACCTGCGCATCGAGACCCCGCTCAAGTTCTTCAAGGCCTCCGAGCGGACCAAGAGCAAGCCCGTCCACGTCACTCTCACGGCCAAGGTGATCAAACAGCAGGGCGACGAGGTGACACTCTACGTCGAGTCCAGCAGCGACCTGGCGCTGGGCGGCCGCTCCGACCAGACGCAGCGCCGCATCCACCAGCAGGGCATCTACGTGCTCGGGCCTCCCCCTCCGGTGGAGCCGGGGAACGGCAAGCTGCCCGAGGCACTCCCGGGCTCGCGCGCGCGCTCCATCTTCCACCTGGCCAAGGAGCCGCTGTACCTGGGCCCGCTCTTCTGCCGCGCCGAATGGGTGTACGTGGGCGAGCGCGAGGTGGAGGGCATCATCCGCGCCCCGCGGCAGCGGGAGATCTTCACCCACGTGGCGCGGCCGCGCTTCCAGTTGGATCCGCTCCTGCTCGACGCCGCCTTCCAGGTGGCGGCCAACTGGGACGGCCACCACAACAACCTGGTCTCCGTGCCCATGGGCGTGGATCAGCTCATCCGCGGGCGGCAGCGGCGCCTCGGGGAGTCCGGACACGTGAAGGCGCGGATGACGAAGGTGGAGGGGGACGACGTCATCTACGACTTCGAGGTCCGTGGCGAGGACGGAGCCCTGCTGCTGGGAGGCACCGGGCTGTGGTTCCGTCGGTTGCGCCGGGGTGAGCGCCGGAGTGCGGAGACCTGA
- a CDS encoding polyketide synthase dehydratase domain-containing protein produces the protein MQPDTSQYPLLEDVAEVFRGESAVAKRDVRLPAELDAETRPLSASMELEFLAEVGALVYPDRVLVGMRDVRWFLRAAEPSSSEARLVGRARREGDGEVSVFLSVEPVSTGSATGGAEEATEEPIPVCRAILHFEQNYGPAPWPQHQRMLAPRSENLQNGRQLYASVGGQGDRVPESLQVVSWARLCELGRIQGGLIHPRAMAKVLPASRIQVAPAALEGALHLVKWLWYSFSGEGSREMAISEATWFRMPRRDERLMCDARLSGASSGLASFDAHLLGQDGIPVLELRGIAMASLPSEDLAPTLPRLSWQSFVKSLTPR, from the coding sequence GTGCAGCCCGACACCTCACAATACCCCCTGCTGGAGGATGTCGCCGAGGTCTTCCGCGGCGAGAGCGCGGTCGCCAAGCGCGACGTGCGCCTGCCCGCGGAGCTCGACGCGGAGACGCGGCCGTTGTCCGCGTCGATGGAGCTGGAGTTCCTGGCCGAGGTCGGCGCGCTCGTGTACCCGGACCGCGTGCTGGTGGGGATGCGGGACGTGCGCTGGTTCCTGCGCGCCGCGGAGCCCTCCTCGTCCGAGGCGCGGCTGGTGGGGCGCGCCCGCCGCGAGGGGGATGGTGAGGTGTCCGTCTTCCTGTCGGTGGAGCCGGTGAGCACCGGCTCCGCCACGGGGGGCGCCGAGGAGGCCACCGAGGAGCCCATCCCCGTCTGCCGCGCCATCCTCCACTTCGAGCAGAACTACGGGCCCGCGCCGTGGCCGCAGCATCAGCGGATGCTGGCGCCCAGGTCGGAGAACCTCCAGAACGGCCGGCAGCTCTACGCCTCCGTGGGAGGACAGGGCGACCGCGTCCCCGAGTCGCTCCAGGTCGTCTCCTGGGCCCGGCTGTGCGAGCTGGGCCGCATTCAAGGCGGGCTCATCCACCCCCGCGCCATGGCCAAGGTCCTGCCCGCCAGCCGCATCCAGGTGGCCCCCGCCGCGCTCGAGGGCGCGCTCCACCTGGTGAAGTGGCTCTGGTACTCGTTCTCGGGCGAGGGCTCGCGTGAGATGGCCATCTCCGAGGCCACCTGGTTCCGCATGCCCCGGCGCGACGAGCGGCTGATGTGTGATGCCCGCCTGTCCGGCGCCAGCAGTGGACTGGCCTCCTTCGATGCCCACCTGCTCGGCCAGGATGGGATTCCCGTGCTCGAGCTGCGCGGCATCGCCATGGCCTCCCTTCCCTCCGAGGACCTCGCCCCCACCCTGCCCCGTCTTTCCTGGCAGTCGTTCGTCAAGAGCCTCACACCGCGATGA